The proteins below are encoded in one region of Kogia breviceps isolate mKogBre1 chromosome 8, mKogBre1 haplotype 1, whole genome shotgun sequence:
- the PTPDC1 gene encoding protein tyrosine phosphatase domain-containing protein 1 isoform X2: protein MAAGVLPQNEQPYSTLVNNSGYPANMKGNSGRPTPKYTKVGECLRHVIPGHMACSMACGGKACKYENAARWSEQEQAIKGVYSSWVTDNILAMARPSTELLEKYCIIEQFRSHGIKSIINLQRPGEHASCGNPLEQESGFTYLPEAFMESGIYFYNFGWKDYGVASLTTILDMVKVMTFALREGKVAIHCHAGLGRTGVLIACYLVFATRITADQAIIFVRAKRPNSIQTRGQLLCVREFTQFLIPLRNIFSCCDPKAHAVTLAQYLIHQQHLLHGYEARLLKHVPKIIHLVCKLLLDLAENRPVVMEEVAEVPVLSAEIEKTVSEMFTMQLDKELLRHDSDASDSFTPSAVVADFENQDVILSSEQEFDPLWKRRNVECLQPLTRLKRQLSYSDSDLKRAESLLEQGRTLWALPAQALLCHNPRQQKHISHFYSSQSPQLDLNKETLVCNTFSFWNHAKFGGLEELKDDRSSVFHRTNIPKEVKQSRTFSSDISGSYNPGEPVTPNFANIPKELNCSHQQVSHCECETRGGCGPSSIAEDSETYRCPVDSVSSPKAQFLLGPETRDSKYLSEVAPYMALQSDLSVEARRILAAKALANLNEIAEKEEVKKKVEMWQKELNSRDGAWERICGERDPFILCSLMWSWVEQLKEPVITKEDLDMLVDRSADAAEALFLLEKGQQQTILCVLHCIVSLQIIPANVEEAVLARAIKAFTKVNFDSENGPIVYNTLKKIFKHTLEEKRKMTKDGPKPGI, encoded by the exons ATGGCTGCAGGAGTTTTGCCTCAAAATGAACAACCATATTCTACTTTGGTGAATAACAGTGGGTATCCTGCAAACATGAAAG GAAATTCAGGACGTCCAACACCAAAGTATACAAAAGTTGGAGAGTGTTTACGGCATGTCATTCCTGGACATATGGcctgttccatggcatgtggtggCAAAGCTTGCAAGTATGAAAATGCAGCCCGCTGGAGTGAACAGGAACAAGCTATTAAGGGGGTCTACTCATCCTG GGTCACTGATAATATCCTGGCCATGGCACGCCCGTCCACTGAGCTCCTCGAGAAGTACTGCATCATTGAGCAGTTCCGAAG ccATGGCATAAAAAGTATCATCAACCTGCAGCGTCCTGGTGAGCATGCCAGCTGTGGGAACCCTCTGGAACAAGAAAGTGGCTTCACATACCTTCCTGAAGCTTTCATGGAGTCTGGCA TTTACTTCTACAATTTTGGATGGAAGGATTATGGTGTAGCATCCCTTACCACCATCTTAGATATGGTGAAGGTGATGACATTTGCCTTACGAGAAGGAAAAGTAGCTATCCATTGTCATGCAGGGCTTGGTCGAACAG GTGTTTTAATAGCATGTTACTTAGTTTTTGCAACAAGAATAACTGCTGACCAAGCAATTATATTTGTTCGGGCAAAGCGACCTAATTCCATACAAACCCGAGGACAGCTACTATGTGTAAGGGAATTTACTCAGTTTCTGATTCCTCTTCGCAATATATTCTCTTGCTGTGACCCCAAGGCACATGCTGTCACCTTAGCACAGTATCTCATTCATCAGCAGCATCTGCTTCATGGCTATGAGGCACGACTTCTGAAACATGTACCCAAAATTATCCATCTCGTGTGCAAACTGTTGCTGGACTTAGCTGAGAACAGGCCAGTAGTGATGGAAGAAGTGGCAGAAGTACCTGTCCTCTCTGCTGAAATTGAAAAGACTGTTTCTGAGATGTTCACAATGCAGCTGGATAAAGAGTTACTGAGACATGACAGTGATGCATCAGACTCTTTCACCCCCAGTGCAGTGGTGGCAGATTTTGAGAATCAGGATGTGATTCTTTCCAGTGAGCAAGAGTTTGACCCTCTTTGGAAGAGGCGGAATGTTGAGTGCCTTCAGCCCCTGACTCGTCTGAAAAGGCAGCTCAGCTACAGTGACTCGGACTTAAAGAGAGCCGAGTCACTTCTGGAGCAAGGGAGGACTCTGTGGGCACTGCCTGCCCAGGCCTTGCTTTGCCATAACCCCAGGCAGCAGAAGCACATAAGCCATTTTTACTCCTCACAGTCTCCACAGCTAGATTTAAATAAGGAAACGCTGGTCTgcaatacattttctttctggaATCATGCTAAATTTGGAGGCCTGGAAGAACTCAAAGATGACAGGTCATCAGTTTTCCATAGGACGAACATTCCAAAGGAAGTAAAGCAAAGTAGAACCTTCTCTTCCGATATTTCAGGTTCATACAACCCTGGAGAACCAGTTACACCAAATTTTGCAAATATCCCTAAGGAACTAAACTGTTCTCACCAGCAAGTGTCCCACTGTGAGTGTGAAACTCGTGGTGGTTGTGGCCCAAGCTCCATTGCAGAGGACAGTGAGACTTACCGCTGCCCCGTGGACTCTGTGTCCAGTCCCAAAGCACAGTTCTTGCTTGGACCTGAAACCCGGGATAGCAAATATCTGTCTGAAGTTGCTCCATACATGGCTTTACAGTCTGACTTGAGTGTTGAAGCAAGGAGAATACTGGCAGCCAAAGCCCTGGCAAATTTAAATGAGATTGCAGAAAAGGAGGAAGTGAAAAAGAAGGTAGAAATGTGGCAG aaAGAACTAAATTCCCGAGATGGAGCTTGGGAAAGAATATGTGGCGAAAGGGATCCTTTCATCCTGTGCAGTTTGATGTGGTCTTGGGTGGAGCAGCTGAAGGAGCCTGTGATAACCAAAGAGGACCTGGACATGTTGGTTGACAGATCTGCAGATGCCGCAGAAGCACTGTTTTTATTAGAGAAG GGCCAGCAACAGACTATTCTTTGCGTGTTGCATTGCATAGTGAGCCTGCAGATAATTCCTGCCAACGTGGAGGAAGCCGTTCTTGCACGTGCCATTAAAGCCTTCACTAAG
- the PTPDC1 gene encoding protein tyrosine phosphatase domain-containing protein 1 isoform X1 codes for MVVRSHRVMLMSQCNFVMEQTGADISPPALHSWKPSAMQDPPRRLSSVPFLSSFFQGRRHSASDPILRLQQGRRSSTAKMLSSSSLQVMVAMSSISCAERNPTCPERKRNSGRPTPKYTKVGECLRHVIPGHMACSMACGGKACKYENAARWSEQEQAIKGVYSSWVTDNILAMARPSTELLEKYCIIEQFRSHGIKSIINLQRPGEHASCGNPLEQESGFTYLPEAFMESGIYFYNFGWKDYGVASLTTILDMVKVMTFALREGKVAIHCHAGLGRTGVLIACYLVFATRITADQAIIFVRAKRPNSIQTRGQLLCVREFTQFLIPLRNIFSCCDPKAHAVTLAQYLIHQQHLLHGYEARLLKHVPKIIHLVCKLLLDLAENRPVVMEEVAEVPVLSAEIEKTVSEMFTMQLDKELLRHDSDASDSFTPSAVVADFENQDVILSSEQEFDPLWKRRNVECLQPLTRLKRQLSYSDSDLKRAESLLEQGRTLWALPAQALLCHNPRQQKHISHFYSSQSPQLDLNKETLVCNTFSFWNHAKFGGLEELKDDRSSVFHRTNIPKEVKQSRTFSSDISGSYNPGEPVTPNFANIPKELNCSHQQVSHCECETRGGCGPSSIAEDSETYRCPVDSVSSPKAQFLLGPETRDSKYLSEVAPYMALQSDLSVEARRILAAKALANLNEIAEKEEVKKKVEMWQKELNSRDGAWERICGERDPFILCSLMWSWVEQLKEPVITKEDLDMLVDRSADAAEALFLLEKGQQQTILCVLHCIVSLQIIPANVEEAVLARAIKAFTKVNFDSENGPIVYNTLKKIFKHTLEEKRKMTKDGPKPGI; via the exons ATGGTGGTTAGATCACACAGAGTGATGCTCATGTCTCAGTGTAACTTCGTCATGGAGCAGACTGGCGCTGACATCTCGCCTCCAGCTCTTCACTCCTGGAAGCCCAGCGCCATGCAGGATCCACCCCGGAGGCTTTCTTCTGTGCCATTCCTCAGCTCCTTTTTCCAGGGACGACGACACTCTGCCTCCGACCCCATCCTGCGACTGCAGCAGGGGCGGCGCAGCTCCACTGCCAAGATGCTCTCCTCATCCTCTCTCCAGGTGATGGTGGCCATGTCCTCCATCAGCTGTGCTGAGAGAAACCCAACTTGCCCcgagagaaaaa GAAATTCAGGACGTCCAACACCAAAGTATACAAAAGTTGGAGAGTGTTTACGGCATGTCATTCCTGGACATATGGcctgttccatggcatgtggtggCAAAGCTTGCAAGTATGAAAATGCAGCCCGCTGGAGTGAACAGGAACAAGCTATTAAGGGGGTCTACTCATCCTG GGTCACTGATAATATCCTGGCCATGGCACGCCCGTCCACTGAGCTCCTCGAGAAGTACTGCATCATTGAGCAGTTCCGAAG ccATGGCATAAAAAGTATCATCAACCTGCAGCGTCCTGGTGAGCATGCCAGCTGTGGGAACCCTCTGGAACAAGAAAGTGGCTTCACATACCTTCCTGAAGCTTTCATGGAGTCTGGCA TTTACTTCTACAATTTTGGATGGAAGGATTATGGTGTAGCATCCCTTACCACCATCTTAGATATGGTGAAGGTGATGACATTTGCCTTACGAGAAGGAAAAGTAGCTATCCATTGTCATGCAGGGCTTGGTCGAACAG GTGTTTTAATAGCATGTTACTTAGTTTTTGCAACAAGAATAACTGCTGACCAAGCAATTATATTTGTTCGGGCAAAGCGACCTAATTCCATACAAACCCGAGGACAGCTACTATGTGTAAGGGAATTTACTCAGTTTCTGATTCCTCTTCGCAATATATTCTCTTGCTGTGACCCCAAGGCACATGCTGTCACCTTAGCACAGTATCTCATTCATCAGCAGCATCTGCTTCATGGCTATGAGGCACGACTTCTGAAACATGTACCCAAAATTATCCATCTCGTGTGCAAACTGTTGCTGGACTTAGCTGAGAACAGGCCAGTAGTGATGGAAGAAGTGGCAGAAGTACCTGTCCTCTCTGCTGAAATTGAAAAGACTGTTTCTGAGATGTTCACAATGCAGCTGGATAAAGAGTTACTGAGACATGACAGTGATGCATCAGACTCTTTCACCCCCAGTGCAGTGGTGGCAGATTTTGAGAATCAGGATGTGATTCTTTCCAGTGAGCAAGAGTTTGACCCTCTTTGGAAGAGGCGGAATGTTGAGTGCCTTCAGCCCCTGACTCGTCTGAAAAGGCAGCTCAGCTACAGTGACTCGGACTTAAAGAGAGCCGAGTCACTTCTGGAGCAAGGGAGGACTCTGTGGGCACTGCCTGCCCAGGCCTTGCTTTGCCATAACCCCAGGCAGCAGAAGCACATAAGCCATTTTTACTCCTCACAGTCTCCACAGCTAGATTTAAATAAGGAAACGCTGGTCTgcaatacattttctttctggaATCATGCTAAATTTGGAGGCCTGGAAGAACTCAAAGATGACAGGTCATCAGTTTTCCATAGGACGAACATTCCAAAGGAAGTAAAGCAAAGTAGAACCTTCTCTTCCGATATTTCAGGTTCATACAACCCTGGAGAACCAGTTACACCAAATTTTGCAAATATCCCTAAGGAACTAAACTGTTCTCACCAGCAAGTGTCCCACTGTGAGTGTGAAACTCGTGGTGGTTGTGGCCCAAGCTCCATTGCAGAGGACAGTGAGACTTACCGCTGCCCCGTGGACTCTGTGTCCAGTCCCAAAGCACAGTTCTTGCTTGGACCTGAAACCCGGGATAGCAAATATCTGTCTGAAGTTGCTCCATACATGGCTTTACAGTCTGACTTGAGTGTTGAAGCAAGGAGAATACTGGCAGCCAAAGCCCTGGCAAATTTAAATGAGATTGCAGAAAAGGAGGAAGTGAAAAAGAAGGTAGAAATGTGGCAG aaAGAACTAAATTCCCGAGATGGAGCTTGGGAAAGAATATGTGGCGAAAGGGATCCTTTCATCCTGTGCAGTTTGATGTGGTCTTGGGTGGAGCAGCTGAAGGAGCCTGTGATAACCAAAGAGGACCTGGACATGTTGGTTGACAGATCTGCAGATGCCGCAGAAGCACTGTTTTTATTAGAGAAG GGCCAGCAACAGACTATTCTTTGCGTGTTGCATTGCATAGTGAGCCTGCAGATAATTCCTGCCAACGTGGAGGAAGCCGTTCTTGCACGTGCCATTAAAGCCTTCACTAAG
- the PTPDC1 gene encoding protein tyrosine phosphatase domain-containing protein 1 isoform X3 gives MACSMACGGKACKYENAARWSEQEQAIKGVYSSWVTDNILAMARPSTELLEKYCIIEQFRSHGIKSIINLQRPGEHASCGNPLEQESGFTYLPEAFMESGIYFYNFGWKDYGVASLTTILDMVKVMTFALREGKVAIHCHAGLGRTGVLIACYLVFATRITADQAIIFVRAKRPNSIQTRGQLLCVREFTQFLIPLRNIFSCCDPKAHAVTLAQYLIHQQHLLHGYEARLLKHVPKIIHLVCKLLLDLAENRPVVMEEVAEVPVLSAEIEKTVSEMFTMQLDKELLRHDSDASDSFTPSAVVADFENQDVILSSEQEFDPLWKRRNVECLQPLTRLKRQLSYSDSDLKRAESLLEQGRTLWALPAQALLCHNPRQQKHISHFYSSQSPQLDLNKETLVCNTFSFWNHAKFGGLEELKDDRSSVFHRTNIPKEVKQSRTFSSDISGSYNPGEPVTPNFANIPKELNCSHQQVSHCECETRGGCGPSSIAEDSETYRCPVDSVSSPKAQFLLGPETRDSKYLSEVAPYMALQSDLSVEARRILAAKALANLNEIAEKEEVKKKVEMWQKELNSRDGAWERICGERDPFILCSLMWSWVEQLKEPVITKEDLDMLVDRSADAAEALFLLEKGQQQTILCVLHCIVSLQIIPANVEEAVLARAIKAFTKVNFDSENGPIVYNTLKKIFKHTLEEKRKMTKDGPKPGI, from the exons ATGGcctgttccatggcatgtggtggCAAAGCTTGCAAGTATGAAAATGCAGCCCGCTGGAGTGAACAGGAACAAGCTATTAAGGGGGTCTACTCATCCTG GGTCACTGATAATATCCTGGCCATGGCACGCCCGTCCACTGAGCTCCTCGAGAAGTACTGCATCATTGAGCAGTTCCGAAG ccATGGCATAAAAAGTATCATCAACCTGCAGCGTCCTGGTGAGCATGCCAGCTGTGGGAACCCTCTGGAACAAGAAAGTGGCTTCACATACCTTCCTGAAGCTTTCATGGAGTCTGGCA TTTACTTCTACAATTTTGGATGGAAGGATTATGGTGTAGCATCCCTTACCACCATCTTAGATATGGTGAAGGTGATGACATTTGCCTTACGAGAAGGAAAAGTAGCTATCCATTGTCATGCAGGGCTTGGTCGAACAG GTGTTTTAATAGCATGTTACTTAGTTTTTGCAACAAGAATAACTGCTGACCAAGCAATTATATTTGTTCGGGCAAAGCGACCTAATTCCATACAAACCCGAGGACAGCTACTATGTGTAAGGGAATTTACTCAGTTTCTGATTCCTCTTCGCAATATATTCTCTTGCTGTGACCCCAAGGCACATGCTGTCACCTTAGCACAGTATCTCATTCATCAGCAGCATCTGCTTCATGGCTATGAGGCACGACTTCTGAAACATGTACCCAAAATTATCCATCTCGTGTGCAAACTGTTGCTGGACTTAGCTGAGAACAGGCCAGTAGTGATGGAAGAAGTGGCAGAAGTACCTGTCCTCTCTGCTGAAATTGAAAAGACTGTTTCTGAGATGTTCACAATGCAGCTGGATAAAGAGTTACTGAGACATGACAGTGATGCATCAGACTCTTTCACCCCCAGTGCAGTGGTGGCAGATTTTGAGAATCAGGATGTGATTCTTTCCAGTGAGCAAGAGTTTGACCCTCTTTGGAAGAGGCGGAATGTTGAGTGCCTTCAGCCCCTGACTCGTCTGAAAAGGCAGCTCAGCTACAGTGACTCGGACTTAAAGAGAGCCGAGTCACTTCTGGAGCAAGGGAGGACTCTGTGGGCACTGCCTGCCCAGGCCTTGCTTTGCCATAACCCCAGGCAGCAGAAGCACATAAGCCATTTTTACTCCTCACAGTCTCCACAGCTAGATTTAAATAAGGAAACGCTGGTCTgcaatacattttctttctggaATCATGCTAAATTTGGAGGCCTGGAAGAACTCAAAGATGACAGGTCATCAGTTTTCCATAGGACGAACATTCCAAAGGAAGTAAAGCAAAGTAGAACCTTCTCTTCCGATATTTCAGGTTCATACAACCCTGGAGAACCAGTTACACCAAATTTTGCAAATATCCCTAAGGAACTAAACTGTTCTCACCAGCAAGTGTCCCACTGTGAGTGTGAAACTCGTGGTGGTTGTGGCCCAAGCTCCATTGCAGAGGACAGTGAGACTTACCGCTGCCCCGTGGACTCTGTGTCCAGTCCCAAAGCACAGTTCTTGCTTGGACCTGAAACCCGGGATAGCAAATATCTGTCTGAAGTTGCTCCATACATGGCTTTACAGTCTGACTTGAGTGTTGAAGCAAGGAGAATACTGGCAGCCAAAGCCCTGGCAAATTTAAATGAGATTGCAGAAAAGGAGGAAGTGAAAAAGAAGGTAGAAATGTGGCAG aaAGAACTAAATTCCCGAGATGGAGCTTGGGAAAGAATATGTGGCGAAAGGGATCCTTTCATCCTGTGCAGTTTGATGTGGTCTTGGGTGGAGCAGCTGAAGGAGCCTGTGATAACCAAAGAGGACCTGGACATGTTGGTTGACAGATCTGCAGATGCCGCAGAAGCACTGTTTTTATTAGAGAAG GGCCAGCAACAGACTATTCTTTGCGTGTTGCATTGCATAGTGAGCCTGCAGATAATTCCTGCCAACGTGGAGGAAGCCGTTCTTGCACGTGCCATTAAAGCCTTCACTAAG